The window CGGTGGCGGCGACGAAGGTGGCCGCGACGAAGGGGGCGTCGCCACTGGGGGTGAGCGCGACCAGGGCGACGGAGGCGACCAGGACGCAGACGCAGCCGAGCAGGAACTGGAGCCGGCCGGGGCCCTGGCCCGCGGCCGGGGCGATGATCCCGGAGCCGGCGATCAGCAGGTGCGGGAGGGCGCCGAGGCCGAGCGCCACGGCGGAGCCGCGGTCCCGGTAGACGCGGGCGCGCACGCCGGCCACGCCGGTCAGCAGGACGCCCACGGCGCCGGCGATGATGCCGGGCAGGCCGTGCATGTCGTGGCGGACCGGGTCGGCGTACCAGAGGACGAAGCCCAGCATGACGAGCAGCAGGGCGGCGCCGGCCAGGCCCGCGCCGCGCAGCATGTCGTCGCTCCAGCGGTGCCGGTCGCGGACGACGGCGGAGGCGACGGCGTCGGACACGTCGTCGAACACGGCGGGCGGCAGGGACTCCGCGAACGGGCGCAGGCTCAGCACCTCGCCGTCGAGGACCTGTTGGCCGGCGAGCGTGCGGGCGCCGTCGAGGACGGTGCCCGAGCGGCGTACGAGGTGGAAGCCGGTCGGGGCGCCGACGGGCTGGGTCTGACCGGTGAGGCGCAGCAGCTCCGGATAGACGTCGGCGACGGCGATGTCCTCGGGGAGGGCGACGTCGATCCGGCTGTCGGGAGCGACGACGGTGACCCTGCAGAAACCCGTCGTACCGGCCGTACTCACCTGTGTGATCCCCCTGGTTGATGCCCGCACCGGCGGACGATTCGCGGATGCGCATGCTGCGCGCGCCACCCTACAGGGGGCGCCTCCCAGCGGTGGCTGGGGGAGTACGGCCGACGGTCGGCAAGTAGGATCACGGTCGCGTGGGGGAGACCCCCTTCGCGCCCGGGACTTGGGGGCGCCGGTTGCGACCTCCCATCCGTTTTCGAGGGATTGATGCGCCGGTGAGCCAGATCGTCGTCAAACGCCCACCGCGGTCCCTGCCGCCCGAAGTGCCTTCGGACGAGCTGCGGCTGGAGGCTCCGCCGGAACTTCCGCGCGGGCAGCAGGAGGGCATGCTGATGCAGCTCCTGCCGATGCTCGGCATGGGCTCTTCCGTCGTCTTCTTCTTCATGCCGGGTGCGGCGCCGTTCATGCGCATCATGGGTGTGCTGATGCTGGTGTCGACGGTGGCGATGGTCATCGCCCAGCTGGTGCGCCACCGGCGCGGTACGCAGGGGCAAATGGCCGATGTGCGCCGGGACTACCTCAAATACCTTGCACAGACGCGTCGTCAGGTACGCCGGACCGCGCGGGCGCAGCGCGACGCGCAGCTGTATCTGCACCCGGCGCCCGAGCAGTTGTGGTCGGTGGTGGCGGAGGGCTCGCGGCTGTGGGAGCGGCGGGTCGGCGACCAGGACTTCGGGCAGGCCCGGCTCGGGCTGGGTGCGCAGCGCCTGGCGACCACACTGGTGGCGCCGGAGACGGCGCCGGTGGACGAGCTGGAGCCGCTGACGGCGGGCGCGATGCAGCGCTTCCTGAAGGTGCACTCCTCGCTGGACGGGCTGCCGGTGGCGCTGTCCATACGCGCCTTCTACCACGTGACGGTGTCCGGGGAGCCGGAGTCGGCGCGCAGTACCGCGCGGGCGATGGTCGCGCAGCTGGCGACGCTGCACTCCCCCGAGGACCTGATGGTGGCCGTGGTGGCCGCGCCGGGCGCCGTGCCCTCGTGGGACTGGACGAAGTGGCTGCCGCACACGCAGGTCCCGGGCCAGGTCGACGGGGCCGGCACGAAGCGGCTGTTCGGCGACGACCTCGCCGAGCTGGAGGCGCTGCTGGCGTCGCGGCTGGAGGGCCGGCCGCGGTTCAGCCGGGAGGTGTCCCCGGTGCTGGACCAGCCGCACCTGGTGGTCGTGCTGGACGGCGGCATGGTCCCGCCGGACTCGGTGTTCGCGGCGGCCGAGGGGCTGCAGGGCGTCACCATCGTCGAGGTGGTCGCGGGCGAGCTGGACGAGCCGCGCGGCGGGCTGTCGGTCGTGGTGCGGCCGGGCCGGCTGCGGCTGGAGTCGGGCGCGGGGGTCGCGTACGAGGGCGTCCCGGACGCGCTGTCGCTGCCCGCGGCGGAGGCCCTCGCCCGGCAGCTGGCGCCGCTGCGCACGGGCGGCGGGGACGACGACGAGCCGCTGCTGGCCAATCTGGACTTCACCGACCTGCTGAACCTGGGCGACGCGGCCGCGGTCGACGTGGCGCGGACCTGGCGGCCGCGGTCGGCCGGTGAGCGGCTGCGCGTGCCGATCGGTGTCGGCGAGGGCGGCGCCCCGGTCATGCTGGACCTCAAGGAGGCCGCGCAGGAGGGCATGGGCCCGCACGGCCTGTGCGTGGGCGCGACCGGTTCCGGCAAGTCGGAGCTGCTGCGCACGCTGGTGCTGGGGCTCGCGGTCACGCACACCTCGGAGACGCTGAACTTCGTCCTCGCCGACTTCAAGGGCGGTGCGACCTTCACCGGCATGGGGCAGATGCCGCACGTCGCGGCCGTCATCACCAACCTGGCGGACGACCTCACGCTCGTGGACCGCATGGGCGACTCGATCCGCGGTGAGCTGCAGCGCCGTCAGGAGCTGCTGCGTTCGGCGGGCAACTACGCGAACATCCACGACTACGAGAAGGCCCGTGCGGCCGGCGCCCCGCTGGAGCCGCTGGCCTCGCTGGTCCTGGTCATCGACGAGTTCTCCGAGCTGCTGACGGCGAAGCCGGACTTCATCGACATGTTCATCCAGATCGGCCGCATCGGCCGGTCGCTGGGCGTGCACCTGCTGCTGGCCTCGCAGCGCCTGGAGGAGGGCAAGCTGCGCGGGCTGGACACGTACCTGTCGTACCGGATCGGTCTGCGGACCTTCTCGGCGGCGGAGTCGCGGACCGCGATCGGTGTGCCGGACGCCTACCACCTGCCGTCGGTGCCCGGTTCGGGCTACCTGAAGTTCGGTACGGACGAGATGACCCGCTTCAAGGCGGCGTACGTCTCGGGCACCTACCGCTCGGGCGGGCCGGACCTGTCGGTGGGCCTGTTCCCGGTGGAGCGGCGGCCCGCGCTGTTCACGGCGGCCCCGGTGCCGGTGGTGTACGCGGCCCCGGACCCGGCGTACCTGGCGGCGCAGTCGGGGCGGGAGGACGACGCGCTCGCGGACACGGTGCTGGACGTGATCGTGAGCCGGCTGGAGGGTCAGGGGGTGCCGGCGCACCAGGTGTGGCTGCCGCCGCTGGACCAGGCTCCGCCGCTGGACCAGCTGCTGCCGGCGCTGGCGCCGAGCGCGGAGCGCGGGCTGCACGCGGACGGGTACACCCGGCCCGGCGGGCTCGTCGTACCGCTCGGCCTCATCGACAAGCCCTTCGAGCAGCGGCGCGAGGTGCTGTACCGGGACTTCTCGGGTGCGGCGGGCCACCTGATGGTGGTCGGCGGTCCGCAGTCGGGCAAGTCGACGCTGATGCGGACGCTGATCTCCTCGTTCGCGCTCACGCACACCCCGCGCGAAGTGCAGTTCTACGGGCTGGACTTCGGTGGTGGCAGCCTGTCGTCGATCGCGGAGCTGCCGCACGTGGGCGGGATCGCCTCGCGCCTGGACCCGGAGCGGGTACGGCGTACGGTCGCGGAGGTGGGGGGCATCCTCAACCGCCGCGAGGAGTTCTTCCGCTCGAACAACATCGACTCGATCAACACCTACCGGCGCCGGCGCGCGGCGGGCGACCTGCCGGGCGAGCCGTGGGGCGACGTGTTCCTGATCGTCGACGGCTGGGGCACCTTCCGGGGCGAGTACGAGGGCCTGGAGCAGATCGTCACGGACATCGCGTCCCGCGGTCTGGGCTACGGCATCCACGTGGTGATCACCGCGGCGCGGTACATGGAGGTCCGGGCCGCCCTCAAGGACCAGATGCTCAGCCGGCTGGAACTGCGGCTCGGCGACACCATGGACTCCGAGTTCGACCGCAAGGTCGCGGCGAACGTCCCCACGGGGATGCCGGGCCGCGGCCAGGTGGCGGAGAAGCTGCACTTCCTGGGCGCGCTCCCGCGGATCGACGGCTCGCACGAGGCGGGGGACCTGTCGGAGGCCACGGCGGCCTTCGTGGACGCGGTGAAGCGGAACTGGGCGGGGCAGGCGGCTCCCGGCGTACGGCTGCTGCCGCGGCTGCTCCACTCCGACCAGCTGCCCAAGGGCGGGGAGTACCCCGAGCGCGGGATCGCGATCGGTATCGACGAGACCGATCTGGAGCCGGTGTTCGTCGACTTCGAGTCCGACCCCTTCCTCCTCGTCTTCGGCGAGAGCGAGTCGGGCAAGACGAACCTGCTGCGGCTCATCGCCAAGCAGATCGCGGAGCGCTACACGCCGGACCAGGCGCGCCTGGTCGTGGGCGACTACCGGCGCAGCCTGCTCGGGGCGCTGCCGGAGGAGCACCTGCTGGAGTACGCGCCGATGGTGAGCTCCCTGCAGATGCACATGGAGGCGCTGGGCGGGGTGTTCTCGCGGCGGCAGCCGCCGACCGACGTCACCCCGCAGCAGCTGCGCGACCGCAGCTGGTGGACGGGCCCGGACGTGTTCATCGTCATCGACGACTACGACCTGGTGTCGACCAGCCAGGGCAATCCGCTGGCGCCGCTGGTGGAGTACCTGCCCTTCGCCCGTGACACGGGTGTCCGCTTCATCATCGCGCGCAACTCGGCGGGTGCCTCGCGCTCGCTGTACGAGCCGTTCATCCAGCGGATCAAGGAGCTGGGCGCGCAGGGCCTCGTCCTGTCCGGCGATCCCTCCGAGGGCGACCTGGTCGGCAACGTGCGGCCGCGTCCGATGCCGCCGGGCCGGGCCTACTTCGCCTCGCGCAGGCGGGGTACCTCGCTGGTCCAGCTCGGCCGGATGCCGGGTCTGTGAGCCGCTGCCCGGTGGCCGGCCGCAGCGCCGGCCACCGGGCGGTTTCGGGTGGAAACCCGTCCCGGCTGGCGGCGCAGCCCCGATAATCGGCGGTGAAGACCGCGCCACCGAGGGAAAGGCCGCCCATGGGCACCCAGCAGGAGAAGGACCAGCTGTACGCGCTCGACATCAGCGGTGTGGAGTGGGAAGGGCCGCCCGGGACCAGCCCGGACGAGGAGCGGGTCGAGATCGCCCGGCTTCCGGAGGGGGCGGTGGCCATGCGGTCCTCGCTGGACCGGGACACGGTGCTGCGCTACACCGCCGCCGAGTGGGAGGCCTTCGTACTCGGGGCCAGGGACGGCGAGTTCGACCTCGACCGCCACGAGGCCTGAGGGGCCGCACGCCACGCCGAAGGGGCGCGCCCGGTGCGGGCGCGCCCCTTCGGCACGTGCGGACCGACGTGGGTACCGGGCTCAGTAGGCCTCGGTGAACAGGCGCGAGGCCTTCACGTCGGTGGCGCGGTACTCGCTCTTGCCCTGCTCGATCTGCTTGGCAATCTTCTCCAGATCCTGGTGCATCTGGTCGGCCTTGCCCTTGTACTTGGTCTGGAGGTTGACGTACTCGCGGTGCGCCTCACCGTCCCAGGTGTCCGTGACGACCTTCAGGGCGGTGCCCATCGCGTCCAGGTCCCTGAGGATGTTCCCGGAGACGACGCGGATGCGGTCCGCCATCTGCTGAACGGTCTCGTACCGTACCCGGGTGCCTTCGTTGCCCGACATGTTCTTCTCCTTCTCGCTGCGGCCGGCTGGGAAGCGGCTTGTCAGACGGACTCGAGGCCCGAACGGGGGCCGGGGGCGGATCCGGACGGGGACGACTGGGCGGCGTTGAACGCGGCCCGCACTTCTTCGTCCTGGGCGTTGCTGAGGTTCTTGGTCTGCGCCACTGCGTTGTGCAGGACGGTGAGCAGCCTGCGGATCTCGTCGTGGCTCTCGTTGAGGGTGCCCTGCGCGATAACGAAGCCCTGGGCACCCACACCCGTCCAGCCGGCGCTCACGGTCGCGAGGATGTCGGCGAGCTCACGGGCCTGCCTGGTGACGGCGTTGGCCGTCTCCTCGATCTTGTTCTTCGCCTTGACGACCGGATCGTCCGCAAGTCCGAAGGTGTTCGTGCTCATCGAAGCTCCTCACTTCTCAATTCGCCGGCAGAACCGGCGGATTGCGCAGCGGAGCGGACGTGCCTGGCGCGATGTGAGCCACGCGCCCCGGGCTGTCCCCCTCCGCTTCACGCGATCCCCCGATCACACTCGTGAAGCCTGGTGTCACTCTAGCCAGTTCATCGGACAGGCCCAACACCGGCAGGCCGCTTGCGTGGATGAACCGCGGCCGTTCACTGCAAACGGCGTCGGCGGCCGCGGGCGTCCCGCACGACCGTCGCGGTACCCGCGATGACGGCGATGAGGACGGCGCCGATGCCCAGAGCGTAGGTCCCGAAGCGCTCCTCGCGCTCCTGCGCCGTCTCGGTGAGCGGCAGCTCCGCCGCCTCGGGAGCGGCGGCCGGGGGCGGGCCCGGGTCCGGTACCGGGGCCTTCGGGGCCTGCTGGTCGTGGCTGAGCGCGCGAACCGGGTCGACAATGCCCCAACCGACGTAGTCGTCACGGCCCTTGACCGAGCGTTCGGCGGTGTTCTGGATCTGCCAGACGATCTGCTGGGCGGACCAGTCGCCGTGCTCGGCGCGCAGCAGGGCGGCAACCCCGGCGACGTACGGCGCGGAGAAGCTGGTGCCGTTGTCGATGCACTGGCCGTAGCCCGGGACGGTGGAGACCATGTCGACGCCGGGCGCGGCGACCCCGATGAAGTCGCCGGGCTGGGAGAACGCGGCGCGCTCGTTGTTGCGGTCCGAGGCACCCACCGCGAGCACGCCGGGGAAGGCCGCCGGGTAGGTCTTGCGCTTCTCGCCGCTCATGCCGTCGTTGCCCGCCGAGGCCACGACCACGACGTTGGCGGCGACGGCCTTCTGGACCGCCTTGGCGAGGTCGGAGTCCGCGGACAGCGGCACGTCGGTGTCCTGGGAGATGTTGATCACGTGGGCGCCCTTGGCCACCGCGTGGTCGATCGCCTGGCTCAGGGACAGCGCGTTGCCCTTGCCCTGCCCGTCGTTCTGCCGGATCGGGATGATCGTGGCGTCGGGGGCCAGGCCGACGAAGCCGGTGCCCTCCTGGGGGCGGGCCGCGATCAGCCCCGCGACCTTGGTGCCGTGGCCGACGGTGTCGTTCGTGCCGTCGCCGCCCTTGGGGTCGACGAAATCCTTGCCGGCGCCGGTGTCGATGGCGCCGCTGAGCTGCGGGTTCGCCCGGTCCACGCCGGTGTCGATGACGGCGACCCGGACGCTGCCGCCGTTCTTGTCCTTGCCCTTGGTCTGCGCCCACAGCTCGTCGAGCAGGAGTCGCTGGAGGGCCCAGGGGCGGTCCGCGATCTGCTTCTTCATGGGGAAGGTGCACTCCCCCGCGCCGTCGAGGCGCACGGCGTACGGGGGGTGCGGCGGGGCCGCTTCCACCGCGGAGGCCGGGCCCGCGGCCGCGCCTGCGGAGACCAGGGTGAGGGCGAAGCCGGCGGTGAGCAGCACGCGCCGGGACTGCGGGGACTGGGGCATCGGCGGCTTCCTCACGAACCCTGCGGCTGGCGGGCCGAGTTGGTGTCCAGGCGCGGGCCCTTGGAGAGGAACTCCGACCAGGCGATGGGCACCATGGCCGGGTTGACGGTGCCGTAGCCGAGCCTGACCTGTGCCTGGCTGGCCTCGGGGCGGGCGTCCGTGGCGCCCTTCGACTGGTCGGCGGCGCCGATCTTGGACTGCTCGGCGTCGCTGTCGCCGTTGGCCTGGACGGCGTACCGCAGACCGGTGTCGGTGACCAGGAAGAGGGAGCCGCCCGCGGTGGTCTGCTTGCCCTGGACCTGGGTGTAGAGCAGGCCCGAGCCCGGGGTGACGTACGCGCTGGTGCCGCTGGCCGTGATGTCGATGGGGAAGCCGGTGCCGGCCCAGGTGCTCAGGGTCTGGTTGCCCTGGCCGTCGACGGAGCGCAGGACGTTGCAGACGGTGTCGCGCTCGTTCCCGCCGCTCGACTGCGTGCCGGCGGGCGGCGCCGTCTGGTTGATCCGGTCGGTCTTCTTCTGCGGCCACTTGATGTCGCCGGCGAACGGGGTGGCGTCCGGGTCGAGCGACTGGAGGTCGATCTCGCGGGCCTTGCCGTGCATGTTGAGGCCGTCGGTCGCGGGCGCCGAGATGAGCAGCCAGGCGGCGAAGTCGGAGACGGGCGCGACCTTACCGGGCAGCACCACGTAGTGCTGCGCGCCGGAGCCGGTCTGCGCCTTGAGCACCATGCCGACCTTGTTGTCGGCGGTGGCCAGGCCGCCCACCCCGGCGTCGGCGCCGGCCTTGCCGGGGAGCGCGGGGAAGGCAAGGTCGTCACCGGAGTTGAGGGTCCCGAGCCATTCCGGGGTGACCTGCTGCGGGGTCGCGCCGGTGCCGACCAGGGCGGTGGTCATCGTTCCGGCGGCCGGGGTGCCCTCCGGGAACTTGTACTTCCTCCCGCTCGCGTCGATCAGGTAGCGCTCCTGGCCCGCGCCGGTGCTCTGCACGTACAGCGACTGGGTGTCGGCGAGCCTGTGGGCGTCGTCCGTCCTGG of the Streptomyces sp. NBC_01294 genome contains:
- the eccCa gene encoding type VII secretion protein EccCa; the encoded protein is MSQIVVKRPPRSLPPEVPSDELRLEAPPELPRGQQEGMLMQLLPMLGMGSSVVFFFMPGAAPFMRIMGVLMLVSTVAMVIAQLVRHRRGTQGQMADVRRDYLKYLAQTRRQVRRTARAQRDAQLYLHPAPEQLWSVVAEGSRLWERRVGDQDFGQARLGLGAQRLATTLVAPETAPVDELEPLTAGAMQRFLKVHSSLDGLPVALSIRAFYHVTVSGEPESARSTARAMVAQLATLHSPEDLMVAVVAAPGAVPSWDWTKWLPHTQVPGQVDGAGTKRLFGDDLAELEALLASRLEGRPRFSREVSPVLDQPHLVVVLDGGMVPPDSVFAAAEGLQGVTIVEVVAGELDEPRGGLSVVVRPGRLRLESGAGVAYEGVPDALSLPAAEALARQLAPLRTGGGDDDEPLLANLDFTDLLNLGDAAAVDVARTWRPRSAGERLRVPIGVGEGGAPVMLDLKEAAQEGMGPHGLCVGATGSGKSELLRTLVLGLAVTHTSETLNFVLADFKGGATFTGMGQMPHVAAVITNLADDLTLVDRMGDSIRGELQRRQELLRSAGNYANIHDYEKARAAGAPLEPLASLVLVIDEFSELLTAKPDFIDMFIQIGRIGRSLGVHLLLASQRLEEGKLRGLDTYLSYRIGLRTFSAAESRTAIGVPDAYHLPSVPGSGYLKFGTDEMTRFKAAYVSGTYRSGGPDLSVGLFPVERRPALFTAAPVPVVYAAPDPAYLAAQSGREDDALADTVLDVIVSRLEGQGVPAHQVWLPPLDQAPPLDQLLPALAPSAERGLHADGYTRPGGLVVPLGLIDKPFEQRREVLYRDFSGAAGHLMVVGGPQSGKSTLMRTLISSFALTHTPREVQFYGLDFGGGSLSSIAELPHVGGIASRLDPERVRRTVAEVGGILNRREEFFRSNNIDSINTYRRRRAAGDLPGEPWGDVFLIVDGWGTFRGEYEGLEQIVTDIASRGLGYGIHVVITAARYMEVRAALKDQMLSRLELRLGDTMDSEFDRKVAANVPTGMPGRGQVAEKLHFLGALPRIDGSHEAGDLSEATAAFVDAVKRNWAGQAAPGVRLLPRLLHSDQLPKGGEYPERGIAIGIDETDLEPVFVDFESDPFLLVFGESESGKTNLLRLIAKQIAERYTPDQARLVVGDYRRSLLGALPEEHLLEYAPMVSSLQMHMEALGGVFSRRQPPTDVTPQQLRDRSWWTGPDVFIVIDDYDLVSTSQGNPLAPLVEYLPFARDTGVRFIIARNSAGASRSLYEPFIQRIKELGAQGLVLSGDPSEGDLVGNVRPRPMPPGRAYFASRRRGTSLVQLGRMPGL
- a CDS encoding DUF397 domain-containing protein, coding for MGTQQEKDQLYALDISGVEWEGPPGTSPDEERVEIARLPEGAVAMRSSLDRDTVLRYTAAEWEAFVLGARDGEFDLDRHEA
- a CDS encoding WXG100 family type VII secretion target produces the protein MSGNEGTRVRYETVQQMADRIRVVSGNILRDLDAMGTALKVVTDTWDGEAHREYVNLQTKYKGKADQMHQDLEKIAKQIEQGKSEYRATDVKASRLFTEAY
- the mycP gene encoding type VII secretion-associated serine protease mycosin, which codes for MPQSPQSRRVLLTAGFALTLVSAGAAAGPASAVEAAPPHPPYAVRLDGAGECTFPMKKQIADRPWALQRLLLDELWAQTKGKDKNGGSVRVAVIDTGVDRANPQLSGAIDTGAGKDFVDPKGGDGTNDTVGHGTKVAGLIAARPQEGTGFVGLAPDATIIPIRQNDGQGKGNALSLSQAIDHAVAKGAHVINISQDTDVPLSADSDLAKAVQKAVAANVVVVASAGNDGMSGEKRKTYPAAFPGVLAVGASDRNNERAAFSQPGDFIGVAAPGVDMVSTVPGYGQCIDNGTSFSAPYVAGVAALLRAEHGDWSAQQIVWQIQNTAERSVKGRDDYVGWGIVDPVRALSHDQQAPKAPVPDPGPPPAAAPEAAELPLTETAQEREERFGTYALGIGAVLIAVIAGTATVVRDARGRRRRLQ
- the eccB gene encoding type VII secretion protein EccB, translated to MASRRDELNAYTFAKRRTVAAFLQPSATGTEEGAPRPLRAVLPGLIVGAVVLAGFGAWGMFKPTAPKGWAEPGTRVIVGKDSTTRYVVLTTKVNGKDQTRLHPVLNLASARLLLDPKKFKVVQVQDKVLDAGKPPRGPIIGIPYAPDRLPSKEDAGKAKRWAVCQQPGGNGRGVQTATFVLADREAARTDDAHRLADTQSLYVQSTGAGQERYLIDASGRKYKFPEGTPAAGTMTTALVGTGATPQQVTPEWLGTLNSGDDLAFPALPGKAGADAGVGGLATADNKVGMVLKAQTGSGAQHYVVLPGKVAPVSDFAAWLLISAPATDGLNMHGKAREIDLQSLDPDATPFAGDIKWPQKKTDRINQTAPPAGTQSSGGNERDTVCNVLRSVDGQGNQTLSTWAGTGFPIDITASGTSAYVTPGSGLLYTQVQGKQTTAGGSLFLVTDTGLRYAVQANGDSDAEQSKIGAADQSKGATDARPEASQAQVRLGYGTVNPAMVPIAWSEFLSKGPRLDTNSARQPQGS